TTACCTAACAAGTAGTTTATCTGAGAAAAAAACACTTTAATCATACAATATTGCAAGAGCCCCTGCAATCTAGAGGGTACataaaagcatgaaaaaaaaaaatacaattcagatGATCGATCAACCATCACCAAGtgaaaaatacaacaaaataaatttggCAAGAAAATTGAATCGTGACCTAATTAGAAACAAATGAACAGGAACTGAAGTCAAACTAGGAATAGTCTCATCGAGGTGCAGTTAAAGTATGATCCAGGTTTAACCATAAAATCAACTTCTAAAGTTTGTCACTAAGTAAAAGGGAGGATCAACATCATGATAAGGAATTGGAAAAAGGGAGAATTGTAATGACTAAAATCAAATATAGGATCTAAAACTAACATCTTTAGCACACCGACACGGCAAATCAAAGACAATGGATGGTGTTACCTCGTAGGCTTCGGATATCTGTTTGAATCTAATCTCAGCCTCCTTTTTATTGGTTGGGTTCTTATCAGGGTGCCATTTCATTGCAAGCTTTCTGTAGGctttcttcaattcttcttcTGAGGCATTCTTGTCAACTTCCAAAATCCCATAGTAGTCCATCCTATTCACTccctctttttcaattttctctttcttcagcCTCAACCTATCTTATGAACaacaattgaaattttttttaaggttgtGTAACAAATGTTTGTATTTTTGACTTTTGATCAATATATCAATATATGTCAACTCTGTTTAGAAATcgttttttgtttctattttcttatgAAATTTACTTAATCATATTAtgtctgtttatattttatttttataatatatctcCTTGAGATACACGAGCCGCCGAAAAGATCTCTTGAGATTGATTTACAAAATGGTACACACTGAATAGAGAATAAAGATGTGTATACAGTGATGCACGAAGGATAAAATCGTAATAAAGGTTTTagataaaaagttattataatgtAGAGGGAGTATTTTACTATCACCACAATACATGTAACCTTATCTCTTTGTAACTGAacagaataaagaaaataaatccatcagattttcttttatttcaaagatcacatttttttttatttcttccctacaaactaaaataattatatatatatatatatatatatatatatataaatataaatgtaacattaaaacgtcagtatatatattaatcacgttttattttaaaattgttggcAGATGTATGGTGAACTTTGTGTGACATAAAccttctaaaatttatttatgtacttaactttttttgttcttaaaacgtaaattaaataaattgttgttagtggttttttttacaagttttcgtatatatatatatatatatatatatatatatatatatatatatatatatatatatatatatatataacgttaatattttatattaagtctaattgtttattattttctacatccatataattattatgtggtagtttattttaaatttatgtaattaaatatatattattgttagaaATGGTTAAGATATTATGTGTTGTTTTTGAATGCAAGTGATTtagacttatttttttaattttgtatttttaaatacataaatcAGAAAATCAAATTGTTCTTcgtattatatttaattatgtactttataaaattatttattactttatgggaaaaaaatattatactttgaGACTTTGAGTTAGTTGACTCAATTGTCAATTATTACCTATTTTTACTAAGCTTTTATccaaaacttataattaattatatttatatcaagTTTAAcaaattcttattaatttttaaaagtataaaatcttttagaagttaataaaacttaattagtttttttaattataaaattacaaaatcaaaccatcataaaattataaaaccaaGATTTACGACAAAaagtaataatcaatttatccagtcaaaaaattttaaatgacaaataatttacttaaaagtataaaatcttTTAGAAGTCGATAAAACTTAATTGAAATTTCGTTTTTTTCAgaattaagaataataaattgttgttttaataaaacgtttatacaattttttaatttaatttaatttattttctccattataataacaagtaaaattataaactaatgaGTATTGTTTTTCAACTCTCAAAAAGTAgataaaagcaaaaatattttaaaattaataggCAACTTACCTTGTTAGCTATTCAAAATCGAAATACAAATTGTTCCTTAAATTCACACAACAGTACTCACTAGACAATCAGCATCACAGGGTGCGTCGCCGCGGTGGCCAGCACCACCCACCACCCACCACCACCTTCCTTGTTTTTTTCCACTCTGTCCGTCGTCCTCGAAACAGAGTTGGTTGTTTTGCAAACCGTTCCTTTGTTGTGGATACAGTTGCACTCGAAATTGGATTTTGAGTGGAGATGGCAGGCAGAGGGCGGGGAAGAGGAGGACGGGGATGGGGACGAGGAGGTGGATTTACTACATTTGCTTCTCAAGTGCCGTTTGATCTTTTTCCTGAGgtatattttgtttcctttgtttatattaattaattcatacCCTACTTCCCTTTATTCTTCATTCTCTGTTGATGATCCTTTCCCAATCAGAAAAAAAGGATGGTCTCAGTTTAAtatttcaccattttttttttcttttttgtggtTCTCCAAATCTAAGGCCCTCTATTATAAATGATTTGTAGCTTTTTAGTTCTTGTTTATTAAAACCTCAATATTATCTCCTTACTCCAAACTGATAAAGAGGGTGGGTGGTATGTTTGGATGTTTCTTTTTTGACTGCATAACCAACTACCTATGCTTATTGCTTGTCACCATCTTTCTGATGTTTCAGGATGTTTCTTTGCCTGAGTTTAAAATTGATGATATTGATCATATGGATGAGAATACCAAAAAGTTGCTTCAGTGGAGTAACAAGTTACAAAATTACTGGAAAGCCTCTCCTTATCTTTTGGAGGAGACAACCTCAAAGAGTATGCATTTAGTTGTCTTCACCTATGCATTATTACATGGGCTTAGCTAAATCTTTTACCGTAGTGCATCATGATATCTTTGTGTAAAAGAAACTGAACCAGAGAAAGTCTTGCAACAAACTGATAGGCTTACAATACCAAATTATGCTTCCCATATCAGCAGCTGGTATTGAAATGGTTCCTGGAATGAGCAGGTTCACACCAGTATACAGCCTGACATACTATTTCTAAAACATGTTTTATGCTTTCACTGAACCATATTTATCCTAAATATCTGCTTCCTTCATTCACTCACTGGGCatactttcttttcttgtgTTAACTTTCATTGGaagataataattttcttcttttaccaACAGAGAGGCAAACAATGCACGTAGAAAGGTTTTCTGATAAGAAGACGAACGATTTCACCCGTGACTCTCTGTCACAAGTGTTAATGTTCAATGGTTTTCCTCATGAGTTGGTTCTAGGTATGAATAATGGAATGGACTGTCAAGACAATGGTTATATTTTACATGAAAaaccattttgtttttcttgtcatGCATTTAAGGTTCATGCTAGCAAATAATATCAACTTAAATTGGTGTTTTCAGGTAAATCCAAGCACATgtcaagaagaaaaaagtttcgATGGAAACCAGAGTCAGGTTTAGTGATTTCATATGACCTTTTTGCCTTTTATGCAGTATTATCAATTGGTTAAATCAATATTGCGTGTACATTCTTAATTTGAGATTAGCTCAAAATAAGCTTAATCTTTGTAAAAGGCTTTCACACTCTTTAgagaaatttatgaaaattctCATGCTGTTCTTCTGATTGTTGTATGTACTATGGATGCAACATTCTATTTTAGATTGTAATATCGTTGTATAAATGCTTGATAGCTTATGCTGTAgaaactattatttatttgatagaaACATTTTATGGAACTTGGGATATTATCCACATCTATAAAGTGGATCATTGTTTACTTATAACAATGATAGTAAGCACTAGGTTTCTCTTTAGACTGATAAAGATGTTTGTGTGACAGATATGAAGAATGTGGATATCTTTGAACAAGAGAAAGCAAACCAGGTAAAGCACCTATGTTTAAAACAACTTCCtgtgtatgtatgtgtgatAAAAAGACACCTAATACTTTCATTCATTTCATCGCAAAACACACCAATTATTGGGATTTGGGTATTGAGGGGTATCTAAGttcatgttaaataatatttggttATTATAAGATGCTCGATAAAGTATTTAAGGTTTTTCCTGTAATAACTAGCTTTTGAGGGTAGGTTCCCCGTGTGCTTGGATGCTTATCACTTTCAGTACACATTATGGTTTTTTGTGGCCTTTGGAAGGTAATAGGAATCTACAGTTTTTTATTTATGCCTTGATATACACTCCTGCTACTTTCACGTTGCCTCTATAATTGCCACCATCATTGCAAACAGTGTCGCAACCTTTGCCACTCAACACCAACACCATAATTGTTGTCACCACGTTGCTGATCCCATTAATATTGCTTCCTTCACTGTTtccatcaatttttttatctctacaTCCACCATCACTTTTACTGCCACACCATCACGTCTACTCCCACTGCTGCAACTCTCCATTGGCTAAGTTAAAGGAATGTTGATCGCTAGATCATTAATTTTGGGAGTAAGATTGCATTTGGTCCACATGAATAttgtatttattcttttattccaGTGTTAGACTACCATTTCTTTTCCAGTGAAATATGTTGATGATGGTTTCACTTGCAGGAAAAAGAGGAAACCGATGAAGCCgaaaagaaagaaggagaagatgaagatggagatgGAAATGCAGAAGAGGAGGATGAAGAAGATATGAGTGATGATGATTATAATCAGGTTCCACTGTAGGCTttattttgatgtgttaattTTTCCATTTGTCTCTATGTTGTAATAATACATTTAAGTCACAAAAATTTACccagaaatattttcaaattgaag
Above is a genomic segment from Vigna radiata var. radiata cultivar VC1973A chromosome 10, Vradiata_ver6, whole genome shotgun sequence containing:
- the LOC106775199 gene encoding DNA-directed RNA polymerase III subunit RPC7, which produces MAGRGRGRGGRGWGRGGGFTTFASQVPFDLFPEDVSLPEFKIDDIDHMDENTKKLLQWSNKLQNYWKASPYLLEETTSKKRQTMHVERFSDKKTNDFTRDSLSQVLMFNGFPHELVLGKSKHMSRRKKFRWKPESDMKNVDIFEQEKANQEKEETDEAEKKEGEDEDGDGNAEEEDEEDMSDDDYNQNIDFDDDDDDFNDVDDGDDEPIY